The Opitutales bacterium ASA1 genome window below encodes:
- the hisB gene encoding imidazoleglycerol-phosphate dehydratase HisB, whose amino-acid sequence MAQPRVAKRIRNTAETKIALELNVDGRGRSTIETGVPFFDHLLTLLAKHAMFDLEVKVDGDIEVDYHHTVEDVGIALGEALREAIGDKRGMVRYGFFILPMDECLGRVAVDLGGRPFLAYECAPVSLYVRDFNILLVKEFFRAFSNAVGANVHAKLEYGEEPHHAAECLFKCLARALDAACRLDPRAAGEVPSTKGVL is encoded by the coding sequence ATGGCACAACCACGCGTAGCGAAACGCATCCGCAACACCGCCGAGACGAAGATCGCGCTCGAGCTCAACGTCGACGGCCGCGGTCGCTCGACGATCGAGACCGGCGTGCCGTTCTTCGATCATCTGCTCACGCTGCTGGCGAAGCATGCGATGTTCGACCTCGAGGTGAAGGTCGACGGCGACATCGAGGTGGACTACCACCACACCGTCGAGGACGTCGGCATCGCGCTCGGCGAAGCGTTGCGCGAAGCGATCGGCGACAAGCGCGGGATGGTGCGTTACGGGTTCTTCATTCTGCCGATGGACGAGTGTCTCGGCCGCGTCGCGGTGGATCTCGGCGGGCGTCCGTTTCTCGCCTACGAGTGCGCGCCGGTCAGCCTCTACGTGCGTGACTTCAACATCCTGCTCGTGAAGGAATTCTTCCGCGCGTTTTCGAATGCGGTCGGCGCCAACGTGCACGCCAAGCTCGAGTACGGCGAAGAGCCGCACCATGCGGCCGAGTGTCTCTTCAAGTGCCTCGCCCGCGCCCTCGATGCCGCCTGCCGACTCGATCCGCGCGCAGCCGGCGAAGTGCCGTCCACCAAGGGCGTGCTCTAG
- a CDS encoding hypothetical protein (frameshifted, insertion/deletion at around 226362), with the protein MLLTEGQRHDSVPFAELYAQACESGVVERVTADKAYDGNPIRELLAVEGVKATIPSPRHRRKKARWLRRHYRLRHKVENFFRRLFDFRRVATRYEKLACTFLALVHVTAAVVLVRHFVNTP; encoded by the coding sequence ATGCTGCTCACCGAGGGTCAACGCCACGACAGCGTGCCGTTCGCCGAACTCTATGCCCAAGCCTGCGAGAGTGGCGTCGTCGAGCGCGTTACTGCGGACAAGGCCTACGACGGTAATCCCATTCGCGAGTTGCTCGCGGTCGAAGGAGTCAAGGCGACCATCCCGTCGCCACGACATCGGCGCAAGAAGGCTCGCTGGTTACGCCGCCATTACCGCCTGCGCCACAAGGTCGAGAACTTCTTTCGACGCCTTTTCGACTTCCGACGCGTCGCCACTCGTTACGAGAAACTCGCATGCACCTTCCTCGCTCTGGTCCACGTCACAGCAGCCGTCGTGCTCGTCCGTCATTTCGTTAACACTCCCTAG
- a CDS encoding hypothetical protein (frameshifted, insertion/deletion at around 226363,226359), with protein MARRILSDEMWEQFEAALRAVKDPRGAPSDTPEREFLEAVLFLARTGTPWRDLPEEFGRWSTVYMRFRRWEQSGVWKALWKVLEQGSTARALQLFVDSTSVPVHPHAAGAPKKTAQARLSAARAAG; from the coding sequence ATGGCACGACGAATCCTCAGCGACGAGATGTGGGAACAGTTCGAAGCGGCGCTTCGCGCAGTGAAAGATCCGCGTGGTGCTCCGTCGGATACGCCGGAACGCGAGTTTTTGGAAGCGGTGCTCTTTCTCGCCCGCACCGGAACGCCGTGGCGCGATTTGCCGGAGGAGTTCGGCCGGTGGAGCACAGTGTACATGCGCTTCCGGCGGTGGGAACAGAGCGGAGTGTGGAAAGCACTGTGGAAGGTGCTCGAGCAGGGCAGTACTGCGCGAGCGCTGCAGTTGTTCGTGGACAGCACCAGCGTCCCGGTGCATCCGCACGCGGCCGGCGCGCCAAAAAAAACGGCGCAAGCCAGGCTCTCGGCCGCTCGCGCGGCGGGCTGA